The Radiobacillus deserti genomic interval TTACCTAGAGCAAGCTGGCTACACCGTAGAAGATTTAACCAATATTACTTGGGAAAAATATATCGAGATTGGAAAGGTCGTGAAGGAGAAAACAGGTAAGGATATGCTTACCCTAGACCCGAGTAATCTTGGGGAGCTACGTATTATGATTCAAACCGCAGGGGTTTGGTATGTGAAAGAAGACGGAACAACTCCATATATAGAAGATAATGAAGCTTTGAAACAAGCGTTTCAAATTTATAAAGGCTTAATGGACGCTAATATTGTCAAGATTAATTCAGATTGGAGTCAGTTTGTTGCTGCATTCAATAGTGGTGATGTAGCTTCTATACCAACTGGAAATTGGATTACTCCAAGTGTAAAAGCAGAAGCCTCTCAGTCTGGGAAGTGGGCGATTGTTCCAACTCCAAAATTGTCGGTGGGTGGTTCGGTTAATGCATCCAACCTTGGAGGAAGCTCTTTCTATGTGCTGAACATAGATGGAAAAGAGAAAGCGGCGGAATTTTTAGCGAACACCTTCGGGTCCAATAAACAGTTTTATCAAGACCTTGTTACGGATATTGGAGCTATTGGAACGTACCTTCCTGCAGCGGGTGGAGACGCTTATAATCAACCAGATGAGTTTTTTGGTCGTCAAAAGATTATCTCTGATTTCTCTACTTGGACCGATAGTATTAAAGGAGTCAACTATGGCATGCATACCTATGCTATCGATGATATCTTATCGGTGGAAATGCAAAACTACTTGGATGGAAAAGATTTAGATACGGTGTTAAAAGATGCCCAAGCGCAAGCAGAGGCCCAAATTAAATAAGCCAGAATTAACTTTTATTGGGGGTATTCCACGGAACTCGGTGGTACCCCCAATACTTTGGAGAAGGGGGATGCAAATTGGGACATCTGTTAAAAAAGAATACCATTGGATGGTTCTTCATCTTAATCTCGGTTCTGGCAATCGGTTTGTTTTATTTTTATCCAATGATTCAGGCCCTTCTTTTATCCTTTCAATCTGGAATGGGTGCGAATCTTCAATATGTTGGGTTGGATAATTACGTTCGACTATGGAATGATCCGTCCTTTATGGCGGCACTCGGAAATACATGCATTTATTTGATTGTTCAAGTTCCGATTATGATTATGCTTGCTTTAGTTTTTTCCGTTTTACTGAACGACACAACCTTAAAATTTAAAGGGCTTTTTAGGACGGCAATTTTCTTGCCATGTGTTACTTCATTAGTTGCTTACTCGGTTATCTTCAAGTACTTATTTGGTGTAGATGGACTTGTTAATTATTTTCTAGTGAAGCTTGGATGGATGACTGAAGCGATAAATTGGTTAGCGGATCCATTATGGGCAAAAGTCATTATCATTCTTGCCATTACGTGGAGGTGGACAGGATACAATATGATTTTTTATTTATCTGCCTTACAAAATGTCGATCGAACTATTTATGAAGCGGCAAGGATTGACGGGGCATCTAACTTACAACAGTTCTTTCATATCACAGTACCTATGCTTAAACCAATCATTCTATTTACATCGATTACGTCCACGATTGGAACGTTACAAATCTTTGATGAAGTGATGAATATAACGAATGGCGGTCCAGGAAATGCGACACTTTCCATATCACAATATATATATTTCTTATCATTTAAGTACACACCTGATTTTGGGTATGCCGCAACAGTGTCCTATGTAATAGTAGTGCTTATTGTGGTGTTATCGATTATTCAATTCAGAGTGGCGGGTGACAGAAATGATTAAAATAAAACGAATATTCACCTATGTATTTCTATCGATTGCATCCTTGATTTCCATTTTTCCATTTCTATGGATGCTAGTGAGCATGACGAATAGTTCAGTGGATGTAACAAAAGGACGTTTACTTCCCGGAACGCATTTTATAGAGAATCTAAAAGAATTGTTTGCAACGGTAGATTTAATACCTGCATTTGTTAATTCTACGATTATTGCTTTTGTCACTACCTTTCTAACCTTGTTAATTGCTTCCTTAGCTGGTTATGGCTTTGAAATGCACCGTAGTCGTGGTAAGGATTTCGTGTTTAATTTGTTACTATTATCCTTAATGATTCCATTTGCCGCAATTATGATTCCGTTATATCGCTTCTTTGGAAACATTACCTCTGTTTTCCCTGCGATTGGAATTGATACGTTATCAGCTGCTATTCTTCCAACGGTTACCACGGCTTTTTTTATCTTTTTCTTCCGGCAAAACACAAAGATGTTTCCGAAGGAATTAATCGAAGCGGGTAGAATAGATGGTCTTAGTGAATTAGGGATTTTCTTTCGAATCTATGTTCCTACGATGAAAACCACCTATGCTGCGGCGGCGATTATTGCATTCATGAATAGTTGGAATAATTACTTGTGGCCGTTGGTTATCTTGCAGTCACCTGAGAAAAAAACAATTCCTCTGTTAATTTCAAATCTAGGTGCAGGATACGCCCCTGATTATGGGGTTATTATGACGGCGATAGTTATCGCAACCTTGCCCACAGCCATTGTATTCTTCTTTATGCAAAAGCATTTTGTTGCGGGAATGATGGGATCTGTGAAAGGCTAATAAACTTTTAGAGGAGAAGAGTATGCCTATTTTTTATAACGAAGCAAATCAAGAGTTTCATTTACAAACAAGTGAGGCAAGTTATATATTTCATGTTCTTCCCAATGGTCAGCTCGGGCATCTGTATTATGGAAAACGCATGAAGCACCGACCATCTTTTCAACACCTTTATTATGTGAGAGAGCAGCCAAATACTGCAAATGTATTCGAGAATCATTTGGATTTCTCTTTAGATACTGTGCAGCAAGAATATCCTTCCTATGGGACTACAGACTTCCGAGAACCTGCTTATCAAATTAAGCAGCCATCTGGGAGTAGGATTACTGATTTTCGCTATATCAATCACCGAATCTATGTTGGTAAACAAAGACTAGAAGGATTACCAGCTACGTATGTTGAGAATGAGAGGGAAGCAACCTCTGTTGAAGTGGTTTTAGTAGATGAGCTAATTCAAATGGAACTGATTCTTCAATACAGTGTTTTTGAAGAGCGAAATGCTATTACTAGATCGGTGTATTTTACAAATCATGGAGACCATATTACTTCCATAACAAGGGCCATGAGCGCTAGTATTGATTTTCCGGATGCAGAATATGATGTAATGGAACTAGCTGGTTCTTGGGCAAGGGAACGTCATGTGAAAAAAAATAGACTCCATAAAGGAATCCAGAAAATAGGGAGTACGCGGGGAGCAAGCAGTGCGCAGCATAATCCGTTTATTGCCTTAAAGCGACCACACTCTGATGAAAATCAAGGAGAGGTGTACGGGTTTAGTTTTGTTTATAGTGGCAACTTTACAGCACAAGTAGAAGTGGATCATTATGACGTTACTCGTGTCATGGTTGGGATTAACCCTTTTGATTTTGAATGGCAGTTACAACCTGGGGAGTCTTTTCAAACACCAGAAGTGGTGATGGTGTTTTCAAACAAAGGTTTGAATGGGATGAGTCAGACATTTCATTCCTTGTATCGAGACAGATTGGTTAGAGGGAAATGGCGTAATCAGGAACGACCGATTCTTATTAATAATTGGGAAGCCACCTATTTTAACTTCAATGAGGAGAAAATTTTGGAGATTGCAAAACAAGCAAAGCAAGTAGGGATCGAGCTATTGGTTTTGGATGATGGCTGGTTCGGTATGAGGAATGATGATACGACATCGTTAGGAGACTGGGAAGTAAATAAGGCTAAAATTCCAAGCGGTATCAAAGGGTTAGCCAAGAAAGTCAATGAGATCGGACTTGACTTTGGATTATGGATAGAACCGGAGATGGTTTCTAAACAAAGTAAGCTCTATGCCTTACATCCGGATTGGGTGATACAAGTGCCTGGAAGAAGGCTATCGCAAGGACGGAATCAATATGTCTTGGATTTATCGAATCAAGAGGTAGTGGACTACTTGTACCGAACATTCAAACAACTGCTAGAGGAAGCCTCGATCTCTTATATCAAATGGGATATGAATCGTTATATGACGGAAGTTGGTTCGACTTCGCTACCTGCATATCGCCAAGGTGAGGTGGCGCATCGGTATATGTTAGGAGTCTATCAATTGTATGAACAATTAACATCTGAATTTCCAGATATACTTTTTGAGTCTTGCGCAGCTGGAGGATGTCGATTCGATCCAGGTATGCTCTACTATGCTCCACAAGTATGGACGAGTGATAACACGGATGCCATCGAACGGTTGAAAATTCAGTATGGTACTTCCTTTGTTTATCCTTTGAGTTCAATGGGTGCTCATGTCTCCTCTATACCGAATCATCAGGTAGATCGTATAACAAGTTTAGATACGAGAGCAAATGTGGCCTATTTTGGTGTGTTTGGCTATGAATTGGATATAACAAAAATGGATGAAATGGAGCTTCAAATCTTGAGGGATCAAATTCTGTTTTATAAGAATAATAGAAGATTTCTTCATGAAGGAACATTTTATCGATTAAAGAGTCCATTTAACGAAAAAGCTGGAAGCTGGATGGTTGTATCACGGGATAAAACAGAGGCATTGGTCGGGTATTATCGAATGTTGGCCCGGGCAAATGATGGATTCCATCGATTGACTTTAAAGGGGCTAGATGATGATTCTCAATATGAGCTTTTAGGTACAGATGATTATTTCTACGGAGACGAGCTCATGCATGCTGGTATAATCATAGATCGTTATAGGTCGAATCAGGAAAAAGGTGACTTTTCATCGAACTTGTTTCACTTTTTAAAAAGAGAGGAGTAATAGGATGATTAATGAACGATTACCAAAGATATGGCATGGCGGAGATTATAACCCTGAGCAGTGGGATGCATCAATTTGGGATGAAGACACTCGAATGTTTAAATTGGCTGGTATTAACGTAGCCACACTTAATGTTTTTTCATGGGCTCGCAATCAGCCTGACGAGCATACGTATGATTTTGACTGGCTAGATGAAACTATTGATCGTCTTTATCAGCAAGGGATCTATACCTGTTTGGCTACAAGTACGGCGGCGCATCCTGCTTGGATGGCAAAACGCTATCCAGATATTCTTCGAGTGGATGTTCATGGTAGAAAGCGAAAGTTCGGAAGTCGTCACAACTCTTGTCCTAACAGTCCAACATATAGAAAGTACGCGGAACAGATAGCGGAAAAGTTAGCTGAGCGATATAGTGAGCATCCTGCTGTTCTAATCTGGCATATTTCCAATGAATATGGCGGCTACTGCTACTGTGACCAATGTGAGAAAGCGTTTCGTGTTTGGTTAAAGGAAAAGTATGGAACGGTTGAAAAGCTAAACAAGGTATGGAACACGAGCTTTTGGGGACATACGTTTTACGACTGGGATGAAATTGTTCTCCCTAGCTTTTTGAGTGAAGAAAGAGAAGGAAATGAATCCGACTTTCAAGGAATTTCATTAGATTTTCGTCGTTTTCAGTCTGATAGTTTATTAGATTGCTATAAGCTGGAATATCAAGCAATTCGCAAGTATGATTCACAGAACCCGATTACCACTAATTTGATGGGTACTTTCCCAATGCTAGACTATTTTAAATGGGCTAAGGAAATAGATGTTGTCTCATGGGATAACTATCCTGCTATTGATACACCTATTAGTTACACAGCGATGACACATGATTTAATGAGAGGATTAAAAAGTGGTCAGCCATTTATGTTAATGGAACAAACTCCTAGCCAACAAAACTGGCAGCCCTACAACTCATTAAAACGACCAGGAATAATGCGGTTGTGGAGTTATCAAGCATTGGGGCGCGGCGCAGACACAATCATGTATTTCCAATTGCGCCGTTCGATAGGGGCTTGTGAGAAGTATCATGGGGCTGTGATTGAACATGTCGGACATGAGCACACTAGAGTGTTTCGGGAAGTAGCCGAAGTCGGTAAGGAATTAACGCTCTTGTCTGAGCCACTGCTTGACTCGAGGGTTCCCGCAAAAGTAGCCATTGTGTTCGACTGGGAAAATAGATGGGCAGTGGAGCTATCTAGCGGCCCCTCTATATCTTTGGATTACGTAACAGAGGTTCATAAGTATTATAAAGCGTTCTACGAGGCCAACATTCAAGTGGATATGATCGGGGTAGAGGAGGACTTAAGTAAATATAATGTGGTGGTCGCGCCTGTCTTGTACATGGTTAAAGACGGATACGAAGAAAAAATCGAAGCCTTTGTGAAAAATGGGGGTACATTTCTTACTACCTTCTTTAGTGGTATTGTAGACGAGCACGACTTAGTAACCTTGGGAGGGTATCCAGGTAAACTACGAGAGCTTCTAGGTATCTGGGTAGAAGAAATCGATGCACTTCACCCTAGTGTAACGAATGAAATGATAATGAAAGAATCTTGGGGAAAGCAACGTTATACGTGTCATTTACTTTTTGATTTGCTTCACACCGAAGGAGCAAAGGTAGTCGCTGAATACGGATCCGATTTTTATAAAGGGATGCCGGTTGTAACTAGAAATAGCTTTGGTAATGGAGAAGCTTGGTATGTTGCTTCTAGCCCAGATGATAGTTTTTTGGGGGATTTAATTGGGCACTTATGTGAAAAGAATGATGTGCGCCCATTTCTTAAGGTCCCAAAAGATGTGGAAACATCTGTACGAGAAAAAGATGGAAAAACATACGTATTTGTACTTAACCACCGTGACGACTCTGTAGAGATTGACTTGCAGGATGAGCGTTATCTAGACTTATTAAGGGAGGAATTCTGTAGCGGTAAGATACTATTAGAACGCAAAGGGGTTCTGATTTTAGAAAAATAGAAAATGACACAGCCTTTGGTCGGATTTGTCCCGATCAAAGGCTGTTTTTACGACTAACCATATTACCTCACCATTTGTTGATTGCATAGCGGATGAAGTACAATGAGAGTAAGCTAGATAAAATAACGTGATGAGGTGAAACCATGAACATACCTCGAATAGGGATTGTCGGTTTAGGGGGAATTGCTCAGAAAGCATACTTACCAACGCTGACAAAAGAAACAAATTGGAAGCTAGTCGGTGCTTTTTCCCCTACCAAAGAGAAAAGAGACCGTATATGCCAGGCGTATAGAATGGAGAGTATAGAAAGTTTAGAGACTTTAAGTGGTCAAGTGGATGCAGCATTTGTACACACTTCCACACCGACGCATTTTTCCGTTGTGAAAGCGCTGTTAGAACGAGGAGTAGATGTTTACGTAGATAAACCACTTGCGGCAACACTAGAAGAAGCAGAAGAGCTCGTGGAAATAAGTGAAAAACGAAATCGCAAGCTTATGGTAGGTTTTAATCGACGTTTTGCACCGTTTTACCGAAAGGCAAAGGAGCTTGCTTCAGACTATGTATGGGTGCATATGGAGAAGCACCGAATGAATGGGGTGGGTCCTCACGATTTTTCTTTCACCATGTTGGATGATTATCTGCATCTGGTAGATACATTGAGATGGATAGGACTTAGCGAATTGCAAGTGGCTAATCACTTTGTTCAAACCAATGAAAAAGACCAACTTGTATTTGCTAAACATATGTATCAAAATGAGCATGCTATTTTCTCATCAGCCATGCACCGAGAATCTGGTTCAGGATTAGAAAAGCTAGAAATATTTGGAGTAGATCAAATTATCCGAGTAGAAAACTTAACTCGATTAGAAGTGGAACAAAATAATCAAGTTCAAGTAACAGAACCAGGATCATGGGATACGTTATTAAAGGTGCGTGGATTTGAGGACAGTGTCCAGCATTTTATCGACTGTGTAATAGATGATCAAAAGCCAACTATAGATGGTGAAGAAGCTCTTCGATCTCAACAACTACTTCAGCAATTAGTATCAGAACTGGTACACAAGTAAGGAGAATAGTGGAATGTCAAAGCTAGATTTATCCCAATTTGAGAAAAAATTAGTTGTACGAAATATTGAAGAAAAAGATATCGACCAAATTATTGCTCTTCAGCTCATTTGCTTTCCTAATATGGAACCGTGGAAACGAGAACATCTAGTTAGTCACTTAAATCACTTCCCGGAAGGCCAATTCTGTGTAGAATATGACGGGCAGATTATTGGAAGCTGTTCAAGCTTACTTTTAAACTTTGATGAGTACGATGATAAGCATACCTGGGACGATATTACCGATGGTGGATATATCACTAATCACAACCCAGAAGGCTATAACATGTACGGGATTGAAGTTATGGTAGACCCGAATTTTCAAGGGATGAAAATAGGGAAGCGTCTCTATGAAGCAAGAAAGGAACTTGCTAGAGAATTGAATCTGAAAAGTATTATTATTGGCGGTAGAATTCCCAACTATCATAAATATGAAGATACGCTCACACCGAGAGAGTATGTCGAAGAGGTTAGCAACAAAAATATTTTCGATCCAGTCCTAACGTTTCAGA includes:
- a CDS encoding carbohydrate ABC transporter permease — its product is MIKIKRIFTYVFLSIASLISIFPFLWMLVSMTNSSVDVTKGRLLPGTHFIENLKELFATVDLIPAFVNSTIIAFVTTFLTLLIASLAGYGFEMHRSRGKDFVFNLLLLSLMIPFAAIMIPLYRFFGNITSVFPAIGIDTLSAAILPTVTTAFFIFFFRQNTKMFPKELIEAGRIDGLSELGIFFRIYVPTMKTTYAAAAIIAFMNSWNNYLWPLVILQSPEKKTIPLLISNLGAGYAPDYGVIMTAIVIATLPTAIVFFFMQKHFVAGMMGSVKG
- a CDS encoding alpha-galactosidase, with product MPIFYNEANQEFHLQTSEASYIFHVLPNGQLGHLYYGKRMKHRPSFQHLYYVREQPNTANVFENHLDFSLDTVQQEYPSYGTTDFREPAYQIKQPSGSRITDFRYINHRIYVGKQRLEGLPATYVENEREATSVEVVLVDELIQMELILQYSVFEERNAITRSVYFTNHGDHITSITRAMSASIDFPDAEYDVMELAGSWARERHVKKNRLHKGIQKIGSTRGASSAQHNPFIALKRPHSDENQGEVYGFSFVYSGNFTAQVEVDHYDVTRVMVGINPFDFEWQLQPGESFQTPEVVMVFSNKGLNGMSQTFHSLYRDRLVRGKWRNQERPILINNWEATYFNFNEEKILEIAKQAKQVGIELLVLDDGWFGMRNDDTTSLGDWEVNKAKIPSGIKGLAKKVNEIGLDFGLWIEPEMVSKQSKLYALHPDWVIQVPGRRLSQGRNQYVLDLSNQEVVDYLYRTFKQLLEEASISYIKWDMNRYMTEVGSTSLPAYRQGEVAHRYMLGVYQLYEQLTSEFPDILFESCAAGGCRFDPGMLYYAPQVWTSDNTDAIERLKIQYGTSFVYPLSSMGAHVSSIPNHQVDRITSLDTRANVAYFGVFGYELDITKMDEMELQILRDQILFYKNNRRFLHEGTFYRLKSPFNEKAGSWMVVSRDKTEALVGYYRMLARANDGFHRLTLKGLDDDSQYELLGTDDYFYGDELMHAGIIIDRYRSNQEKGDFSSNLFHFLKREE
- a CDS encoding Gfo/Idh/MocA family protein, which translates into the protein MNIPRIGIVGLGGIAQKAYLPTLTKETNWKLVGAFSPTKEKRDRICQAYRMESIESLETLSGQVDAAFVHTSTPTHFSVVKALLERGVDVYVDKPLAATLEEAEELVEISEKRNRKLMVGFNRRFAPFYRKAKELASDYVWVHMEKHRMNGVGPHDFSFTMLDDYLHLVDTLRWIGLSELQVANHFVQTNEKDQLVFAKHMYQNEHAIFSSAMHRESGSGLEKLEIFGVDQIIRVENLTRLEVEQNNQVQVTEPGSWDTLLKVRGFEDSVQHFIDCVIDDQKPTIDGEEALRSQQLLQQLVSELVHK
- a CDS encoding carbohydrate ABC transporter permease, with product MGHLLKKNTIGWFFILISVLAIGLFYFYPMIQALLLSFQSGMGANLQYVGLDNYVRLWNDPSFMAALGNTCIYLIVQVPIMIMLALVFSVLLNDTTLKFKGLFRTAIFLPCVTSLVAYSVIFKYLFGVDGLVNYFLVKLGWMTEAINWLADPLWAKVIIILAITWRWTGYNMIFYLSALQNVDRTIYEAARIDGASNLQQFFHITVPMLKPIILFTSITSTIGTLQIFDEVMNITNGGPGNATLSISQYIYFLSFKYTPDFGYAATVSYVIVVLIVVLSIIQFRVAGDRND
- a CDS encoding beta-galactosidase, which produces MINERLPKIWHGGDYNPEQWDASIWDEDTRMFKLAGINVATLNVFSWARNQPDEHTYDFDWLDETIDRLYQQGIYTCLATSTAAHPAWMAKRYPDILRVDVHGRKRKFGSRHNSCPNSPTYRKYAEQIAEKLAERYSEHPAVLIWHISNEYGGYCYCDQCEKAFRVWLKEKYGTVEKLNKVWNTSFWGHTFYDWDEIVLPSFLSEEREGNESDFQGISLDFRRFQSDSLLDCYKLEYQAIRKYDSQNPITTNLMGTFPMLDYFKWAKEIDVVSWDNYPAIDTPISYTAMTHDLMRGLKSGQPFMLMEQTPSQQNWQPYNSLKRPGIMRLWSYQALGRGADTIMYFQLRRSIGACEKYHGAVIEHVGHEHTRVFREVAEVGKELTLLSEPLLDSRVPAKVAIVFDWENRWAVELSSGPSISLDYVTEVHKYYKAFYEANIQVDMIGVEEDLSKYNVVVAPVLYMVKDGYEEKIEAFVKNGGTFLTTFFSGIVDEHDLVTLGGYPGKLRELLGIWVEEIDALHPSVTNEMIMKESWGKQRYTCHLLFDLLHTEGAKVVAEYGSDFYKGMPVVTRNSFGNGEAWYVASSPDDSFLGDLIGHLCEKNDVRPFLKVPKDVETSVREKDGKTYVFVLNHRDDSVEIDLQDERYLDLLREEFCSGKILLERKGVLILEK
- a CDS encoding ABC transporter substrate-binding protein — encoded protein: MKKWWSLIALIFCLVVLAACNSGEEKASSGGESGSKDDAITVWAWDPKFNIAALEKAKEYYDGESEINVKVIENAQDDIIQKLNTGLSSGTMKGMPNIVLIEDYRAQSFLKSYPDAFFEISDYINKDDFAPYKIATTSMDGKQYGLPFDSGVTGLYVRTDYLEQAGYTVEDLTNITWEKYIEIGKVVKEKTGKDMLTLDPSNLGELRIMIQTAGVWYVKEDGTTPYIEDNEALKQAFQIYKGLMDANIVKINSDWSQFVAAFNSGDVASIPTGNWITPSVKAEASQSGKWAIVPTPKLSVGGSVNASNLGGSSFYVLNIDGKEKAAEFLANTFGSNKQFYQDLVTDIGAIGTYLPAAGGDAYNQPDEFFGRQKIISDFSTWTDSIKGVNYGMHTYAIDDILSVEMQNYLDGKDLDTVLKDAQAQAEAQIK